From one Paenibacillus terrae HPL-003 genomic stretch:
- a CDS encoding CxxH/CxxC protein, whose protein sequence is MYVVCKEHVELAIDMFVDEYEDAPDVVDLKETKFSDWDPPVKCKECESKAEFLVV, encoded by the coding sequence ATGTACGTGGTATGTAAAGAGCATGTGGAACTGGCAATTGATATGTTCGTCGATGAATACGAGGATGCACCGGATGTCGTCGATCTCAAGGAAACGAAATTTTCGGATTGGGACCCTCCGGTGAAGTGCAAGGAATGTGAGAGCAAAGCAGAATTTTTGGTCGTATAA
- a CDS encoding class I SAM-dependent methyltransferase, translated as MNKWDTEEAIRRWNMHAENFTARYTEEGDRSREVLLNPALQQCMGTLAGKKVLDAGCGEGYLSRKMVKAGALVEGVDYSPKMLELARKRTPSDLGITYHHGNLEKLEMFGDQSFDLIASNMVIQDLEDYEQAIAEIRRLLVPGGRFIFSILHPCFQTPDSGWVKDEAGKKLHWKVNRYFSEGALEQDMPYDQEEKLLYFHRTLGSYVQAVIESGLLLEGMVEPKPSAEMLEKYPHFREDLNVTNFLIFKTKRQR; from the coding sequence ATGAATAAGTGGGACACGGAAGAGGCCATTCGACGCTGGAATATGCATGCAGAGAATTTTACCGCCAGATACACTGAAGAAGGGGATCGCTCTCGCGAAGTGCTGTTGAATCCTGCATTGCAACAATGCATGGGCACCCTCGCGGGTAAAAAAGTGCTGGATGCCGGCTGTGGTGAAGGTTATCTGAGCCGGAAAATGGTCAAGGCGGGTGCGCTGGTGGAAGGTGTCGATTATTCGCCGAAAATGCTGGAGCTGGCAAGAAAGCGGACACCGTCAGATTTGGGGATCACGTATCATCACGGTAATCTGGAGAAGCTGGAGATGTTCGGGGATCAAAGCTTTGACCTGATCGCATCCAATATGGTCATACAGGACTTGGAGGATTATGAGCAGGCGATTGCGGAAATACGGCGGTTGCTGGTGCCAGGGGGCCGCTTTATTTTTTCTATTTTACACCCATGCTTTCAGACGCCGGATAGTGGATGGGTGAAGGATGAGGCAGGGAAAAAGCTGCACTGGAAAGTTAACCGCTATTTCAGCGAAGGCGCATTGGAGCAAGATATGCCTTATGATCAGGAGGAAAAGCTCTTGTACTTTCACCGCACACTGGGCAGCTATGTACAGGCCGTTATTGAGTCAGGTTTGCTGTTGGAAGGGATGGTCGAACCCAAGCCGTCTGCCGAGATGTTGGAGAAATATCCCCATTTTCGCGAGGACTTGAATGTCACTAATTTTCTCATTTTTAAAACCAAACGTCAGAGATAG
- a CDS encoding cellulase family glycosylhydrolase has protein sequence MLKRRPVSLLSLTLAITLLLSMFASVAAAAESDGQAPQATAASSMQSYVEAMQPGWNLGNSLDAVGADETAWGNPRITQALIKQIAAQGYKSIRIPVTWDKHIGAAPNYTVDAAYMNRVDEVVRWALDANLYVMLNVHHDSWLWVSSMEPKHDEVLARYNALWTQIANRFKDQPNKLMFESINEPRFSEGGTTNEAKMNQMLQELNVSFHKIVRASGGNNATRPLVLPGLDTSPAQNKINELYNTITKLNDPNLIATIHYYGYWPFSVNIAGYTTFEKDTKNDIIQTFDNAYNTFVAKGIPVIVGEFGLLGFDKNTGVIEQGEKLKFFEYLTYYMKEKKVTGILWDNGQHFNRTTFKWSDPELFNVMKSSLKGRSSNAVSDLIHLKKGTSVQDAKVTLNLNGNQLSTLSANSKQLKQGTDYTLSGDKLTLKASLLTGLTTSGKYGENAVINAKFNKGADWNFKVVVYDTPKLSATEGTTQTFTIPTDFRGSQLATMEAVYTNGGNAGPQDWTPYKEFGNTFAPAYDSNGIKLLPEFFNSVKDGEVTLKFHFWSGDVVTYKITKSGTRVTGTAS, from the coding sequence ATGTTAAAACGAAGACCCGTTTCATTGCTGTCGTTGACGCTTGCCATCACTCTATTATTATCCATGTTTGCGTCCGTTGCCGCTGCTGCCGAATCTGACGGACAAGCACCTCAAGCCACCGCTGCAAGCAGTATGCAATCGTATGTGGAAGCCATGCAGCCGGGATGGAATTTAGGAAATTCTCTGGATGCTGTCGGAGCAGATGAGACAGCCTGGGGCAATCCGCGTATTACCCAGGCGTTGATCAAGCAAATTGCTGCCCAAGGGTACAAAAGTATTCGTATTCCGGTTACCTGGGATAAACACATAGGAGCAGCACCGAATTATACCGTTGACGCTGCCTACATGAACCGTGTGGATGAGGTTGTTCGCTGGGCACTGGATGCCAATCTGTACGTCATGCTCAATGTCCATCATGATTCATGGTTATGGGTCAGCAGTATGGAGCCCAAGCATGATGAAGTGCTGGCTCGTTATAACGCATTATGGACACAAATTGCCAATCGCTTTAAAGATCAGCCAAACAAGCTGATGTTCGAGAGCATTAACGAACCCCGTTTCTCCGAAGGAGGAACGACGAATGAAGCGAAAATGAACCAGATGCTCCAAGAACTGAATGTTTCCTTCCACAAAATTGTCCGCGCCTCTGGCGGTAATAATGCAACCCGCCCACTTGTTCTGCCCGGCCTGGATACTTCACCTGCCCAGAACAAAATCAACGAACTGTACAACACGATAACCAAGCTGAACGATCCCAACCTGATTGCGACCATTCACTATTATGGCTATTGGCCTTTTAGTGTGAATATTGCCGGATATACTACATTTGAGAAAGATACCAAAAACGATATAATTCAAACCTTTGATAATGCCTATAACACCTTTGTAGCCAAGGGCATTCCGGTCATCGTCGGTGAATTCGGCCTGCTCGGCTTCGATAAAAATACAGGCGTTATTGAACAAGGTGAAAAGCTGAAATTCTTTGAATACCTGACTTATTATATGAAAGAGAAAAAAGTAACAGGCATCCTCTGGGATAACGGCCAACATTTTAACCGCACAACGTTCAAGTGGTCCGATCCTGAACTCTTTAATGTCATGAAATCCAGCTTAAAAGGACGTTCCTCCAATGCAGTCAGTGACCTCATTCACTTGAAGAAAGGCACTTCCGTTCAGGATGCCAAGGTCACTTTAAACCTGAACGGCAATCAGTTGAGCACACTCAGCGCCAATAGCAAGCAACTGAAACAGGGTACCGACTACACACTGAGCGGAGATAAATTAACCTTGAAGGCCAGCTTGCTTACCGGCCTAACCACTTCCGGTAAATATGGTGAGAATGCAGTAATTAACGCCAAGTTTAATAAGGGGGCAGACTGGAATTTTAAAGTAGTCGTGTATGATACACCAAAATTAAGCGCTACCGAGGGTACTACGCAAACCTTTACCATTCCAACGGACTTCCGTGGCAGCCAGCTTGCCACAATGGAAGCTGTTTATACCAATGGCGGCAATGCCGGACCGCAGGACTGGACACCGTATAAGGAATTTGGCAACACCTTTGCCCCTGCCTATGATAGCAATGGCATCAAGCTGCTGCCTGAATTTTTTAACAGTGTAAAGGATGGTGAAGTCACGCTGAAGTTCCATTTCTGGAGCGGCGATGTGGTAACATACAAGATTACCAAGAGCGGAACCCGTGTGACGGGAACAGCATCCTAA